The Solea senegalensis isolate Sse05_10M unplaced genomic scaffold, IFAPA_SoseM_1 scf7180000013475, whole genome shotgun sequence genome segment TACCCTGTGGTACATCATTCAGGTACATCATTcagcaatggtcgcaagtttgactccacccctggctgattgtgctcaattccattgtaagtcgctttggataaaagcatctgctaaatgacatgtaatgtaatgtaacttgcCTTACAATGCCTTTGTATTCAAGAAAATCTCCAGACtctttcacattttcaatgTCTATAGCTTTTGAATTCTCAGGCACAATGCTTTCTGTTCAAGTTACTAAGTAAAACCCTTTATATTGTCAGCATGAGATCTCTAATCTATAAGCAAACATATTTGATGATCGTTGAGGTTGTTTGGACAATAAACAAATTTTAGCCTCATAACAAAAGGCTCAACTAAAATAGTGCACGTCAGCTTACAGTAAGGCTGTGATAGCACTCTCCCAcaagtccatagaaaaaaactgcatttttatcTAGCAAGAACACAGTATCTGGTGTACTTTTGctttgtttggtaagtttgtctCATTTAGGAAAATTTGaacaaatgattttaaacactgattAGGTAAATTTTtctctctaaattgactgtagttgtgagtgtgagagtgaatggttgttggtatAGCGACCCCCGTGACCCCCATGTGGTGGTAAAGCAGgagaaaactattttaaataCTGAAATCACACAACACATTGGAACTTAGTGATAGAGGCAAGAGTGGATCAAAAACTCCTTTATGccatgatgaaaacattttctcaatagactttggtgtgaggTAGGGCTGGACGATAATACGATAATGAAATGGCGTGCGTGCCAGAAGTGAGAGCGAGTCAAAAGGAAAACCGCGGTGAATTTAGTTTCTTGTTCGATATTCACAAGACATTGGCCCGCCTCCAACAGTGGCCCTTCCGCCAGGCGCGTTATGGATTTGCTACGGATAAGAATCATTGCCGTCCCTCCCCTGAAGAACACAAGAGCTAACTCATAGCTAATGTGATGTCTGCACCACAACAGACcatatggtgcttttccactacccaGTTTGAGCTCAGTACGGCTCGACTAcatggtttggtatggttttccattactacagtacctcctcaacgtgggtggagaCATCATAGCAAGGCTATGAAACTGCCATTACTTCATtttacacgcaacacacacaaactagtgactagtgacttgtaaagcagttgttttcagtgtactcaATCCCAGtcattcagtacttcctgcatcaCAGGAGCGCAGACTCTGTGATGAAATACGGTTGAAGGGGTTGTGATGTGGCTTGTCGCTCATGATTGCCGCTTTCAGtggtgctgttgctaaatacaccacactcctctgttgAGATTGTAgtcatttccttgctaaatgttggaaatGAACACAAGtcctttttaactgatctacagttcggcattgttcagtttgattcttgtgctgGACATTGTGCTCATGATTTTTCCAGAATCCAGTgccgacactctgaccaattaGTGGATGGCAATCTGTtgacgtcacacatagtatcggctcagctcgcttggaacctcgtcagagcaggtattaaaaaaaagtaccaggtactatcggtAATGggaaagcaaaacaacaacgtgCTGAGCTGAGTCGCACCGTGCTGGAACTGGGTAGTGGAAAAGCGACAATAGTGTCTTCTCTGTCTACAACACAAACGCTGatatgtcataaaaaaataaacaatatttaaaccAGAAATAACCTTTTCCTATGTTTACATTTCACTTTCAAGTTTGACAGAAATATTAATGggatttaaattattaatatatatggATATCATATGATATAAGAACAGTATATTGTGATAAATAAAATTTCCATATCGCCTGGCCCTTGTGTGCAAGTGGTTTATAaaattgaaagttttttttaatttttatttttaagaaaagcaTGTCTAACAGCGAGAGAACGCAGTAAACATGGATCTAGGTTTAAGTAAATACTCAGCACTTTCTTTAGGTCTTCATGGACATATTTCCAAAAATCTAATCTTTGGCCAACCTCAAATAATATCACTTCAGTCACCCAGCATCCCACTGTTCCTTGAACATATATTATCCCATATATTACTTGTTTCAGGTGATTGTTGGGATGTTCATACATTGCATCTTCAGCTATCTTTATCTTTTACTTATGCCTTCATGTAGTTCCAATCCTCAGTTATGACCATCTTTCCtctttttaatataatttgtcCACATATATAAGTCCAAATGACATTCCAATTTCTTCGCTGTggatcagtgagtcagtgtccAGCTCACTCTTGGCACACAGCTTGAGATCATACATGTAGAGGAGATGGCTAATGGTTGCCCCACtcaaataaactttattattatttaaacgaCATCATTACATCACAGAATcatattgacacatttttttgatGCGGTGTGATGTTTTTACTAAAATTCAAACAGAACATATGAATCACCTGCAAGTCAGAACGAAACTGACGTTTACAGACATGACGTATTTTGGACAGCCTGAGTCCGTAAATCAGAGGGTTGAACAGTGGCTGAGATGTAAGAaaatataaagataataatattCTCGGAATATTAGGGGCACTGCTCATATCAAACCTGCTCTGTAAAACTTCAAAACAGACCCCAAAGGAGAAGTTGAGCAGTGAGGCCACGTGAGGTGTGCAGGTGCTGACTGCtttctgtcttgtctgtttacaaccagagaaacagacttttaaaatcTTCATGTATGTGAACAGGATCAAAGTCAGAGGAACAAAGACTGTGCCTGCTGTGACGAAAAGTCCATAGAGGTTGTTTGGTGTGGTGTCACCACAGGACAGTTTCACTATGGAGTAGTTCACACAGTATACATTGTTGATGATGTTTCCGCACAGCTTAAGTGACAAACTACAGACAATCGTGCCAGTAACTATAAGAAAAGCAAGTAACCACATTATAGCAATGAGTATAGCGATCCTGTTAAAGGTCATGCATGTGCTGTACTGCAGAGGGTAACATATAGCAAGGAAACGGTCGTATGATATGATGGCTAAGGTAAAAAACTCGATTGTGGTATACGAGTAAACACAGTATATCTGCAGGAAACACaaggaaagagagacagtgtgAACGTCAAAGAGAACGTGAAGCAGAAGGAATGGAAACAAACCTGTACTACCATACAGTTCATTTACAAACAGGCTGCACAGAAACAGGTACATAGGTTCATGTAGACTTCTGGTCATACAGATAACTACAATCAGCAACACATtagaaacaatgatcaacacatagagacacagcaaaatcagaaacaaaagGTGGTTGAACACTTTGGTTTCAAAGTACCCAGTAAGAGTAAAATAAGTAACTTGTGTCAAGTTCATCCTCTTTGCACGTTTACAGAGCAATTACATGACACgtttgtttaaatgtaactGCTTCAAATTTCATATTATGACAgttggtgagtgtgtgaaaaGAACACCCTAAGCACACACACCTCTTACCATAACATCACAATATTGTTCATGGctctgtgtgaatgttttaatCTGAAGTGAAACAGCTTCTtttgtagttttcaaactggTGAACGCCCACAGCAGCTGACCTCTGTGGTGCGGGAGCAATAGGCCGAACAGGTTGACAGTTAAAAAACAGGattcatatttaataacaaTACTTTAGAACACTCTAttacaatatttttgtttttacttttttcaacaGAACAATTTCTTACAAACAGGAATCATATCTATTAACAATTAGTCTAATGGTAGCGGATGGTCAGCTGAAGTTTGTGGGATGTGTTAGtggtgtctg includes the following:
- the LOC122760372 gene encoding olfactory receptor 478-like: MNLTQVTYFTLTGYFETKVFNHLLFLILLCLYVLIIVSNVLLIVVICMTRSLHEPMYLFLCSLFVNELYGSTGLFPFLLLHVLFDVHTVSLSLCFLQIYCVYSYTTIEFFTLAIISYDRFLAICYPLQYSTCMTFNRIAILIAIMWLLAFLIVTGTIVCSLSLKLCGNIINNVYCVNYSIVKLSCGDTTPNNLYGLFVTAGTVFVPLTLILFTYMKILKVCFSGCKQTRQKAVSTCTPHVASLLNFSFGVCFEVLQSRFDMSSAPNIPRILLSLYFLTSQPLFNPLIYGLRLSKIRHVCKRQFRSDLQVIHMFCLNFSKNITPHQKNVSI